A single genomic interval of Nocardioides palaemonis harbors:
- a CDS encoding L,D-transpeptidase has protein sequence MRPAASSSVSAPRLSRRRRTAAAAAAVLCLAALAGCTDRSAGSAGDPPGDRSGADTAADTVKAEPVRITTSFTDAASVPIDAPVTITASGATLEGVEVTSAEGDLAGSVAGDTWTSSAALEPGTDYTIAAKAARPDGSTVQRSRTFHTVDLTLDQQTYPSIAPLQGETVGVGMPVIVTFDLPVTDHATFEKHMSVTSTPAQQGSWYWLNDKEVHWRPHTYWKAGTDVTVDVDVNSLPAGNGIYGQEDREVSFTVGDAHVYKVNAQTHQMQVFNNGTLLRTLPITTGKPGFTTRSGTKVIIEKFEQKRMNSETVGINRNSPEAYDIDDVKWAMRVTYSGEFIHAAPWSVGSQGHANVSHGCTGMSTADAGWLYAMTRRGDVVEYTGTDRQMTLENGYGDWNLSRADWKAGSALS, from the coding sequence ATGCGTCCTGCTGCGTCCTCGTCCGTGTCCGCGCCGCGGCTCTCGCGCCGACGCCGTACGGCTGCCGCCGCAGCCGCGGTGCTGTGCCTCGCCGCGCTCGCGGGCTGCACCGACCGGTCGGCCGGCAGCGCCGGTGACCCGCCGGGCGACCGGTCCGGCGCGGACACCGCAGCGGACACCGTGAAGGCGGAGCCGGTCCGGATCACCACCAGCTTCACCGACGCCGCGTCGGTGCCGATCGACGCCCCCGTCACGATCACCGCCAGCGGTGCGACCCTGGAGGGCGTCGAGGTCACCTCTGCGGAGGGCGACCTCGCCGGCAGCGTCGCCGGCGACACCTGGACCTCGTCGGCCGCCCTCGAGCCCGGCACGGACTACACGATCGCGGCGAAGGCCGCGCGACCGGACGGCTCCACCGTCCAGCGCTCGCGGACCTTCCACACCGTCGACCTGACCCTCGACCAGCAGACGTACCCGTCGATCGCGCCGCTGCAGGGCGAGACGGTCGGCGTCGGGATGCCCGTCATCGTCACCTTCGACCTCCCCGTGACCGACCACGCGACCTTCGAGAAGCACATGTCGGTCACCAGCACGCCCGCCCAGCAGGGCTCGTGGTACTGGCTGAACGACAAGGAGGTCCACTGGCGACCGCACACCTACTGGAAGGCGGGGACGGACGTCACGGTCGACGTCGACGTCAACAGCCTGCCGGCGGGCAACGGCATCTACGGCCAGGAGGACCGCGAGGTCAGCTTCACGGTGGGCGACGCGCACGTCTACAAGGTCAACGCGCAGACCCACCAGATGCAGGTCTTCAACAACGGCACCCTCCTGCGCACGCTCCCGATCACCACGGGCAAGCCCGGGTTCACCACCCGCTCCGGCACGAAGGTGATCATCGAGAAGTTCGAGCAGAAGCGGATGAACTCCGAGACGGTCGGGATCAACCGCAACAGCCCGGAGGCCTACGACATCGACGACGTGAAGTGGGCGATGCGGGTGACCTACTCCGGTGAGTTCATCCACGCCGCGCCCTGGTCGGTGGGCTCCCAGGGCCACGCCAACGTCTCCCACGGCTGCACCGGCATGTCGACCGCCGACGCCGGCTGGCTCTACGCGATGACCCGCCGCGGCGACGTCGTGGAGTACACCGGCACCGACCGCCAGATGACCCTCGAGAACGGCTACGGCGACTGGAACCTCTCCCGCGCCGACTGGAAGGCCGGCTCCGCCCTCTCCTGA